From Arachis stenosperma cultivar V10309 chromosome 2, arast.V10309.gnm1.PFL2, whole genome shotgun sequence, one genomic window encodes:
- the LOC130963247 gene encoding uncharacterized protein LOC130963247, whose translation MEPKTFAEFREKAKGQIDVEELRQARKTERSPTSKEDDKHRDNKKTFKPVPCYDSYTQFNTKRDDIIKEILSSKLIRPHRKAGNYPESKGVDKSKYCTFHQKHGHTTDECVIAKDLLERLARQGHLDKFIAEHMQKNTIPAPDTSAAGTSSKGKEKAPAQPRGVINCISGSYAGGGHTSSAQKRTYRAMLAVTDAPNNPQPTTNVPEVTFRSADLNGVDTNLDDPVVISIQLGDMIVRKVLLDSGSSADVLFFTTFEKMKLSNNILQQYLGDLVGFSGERVPVLGSVWLQTTLGEQPLYKTQDIQYLVVDCFSPYNVILGRPFLNRFAAIVSTVHLCVKFPVQDNVVATVHGDLQEARQCYNTSVKPIKKKSDNRKSTPSSQNR comes from the coding sequence CCCAAAACTTTTGCCGAATTTAGGGAGAAGGCCAAAGGTCAGATTGACGTTGAAGAGCTCAGGCAAGCACGGAAGACAGAAAGATCACCTACAAGCAAAGAAGACGATAAACACCGAGATAACAAGAAAACATTCAAGCCAGTTCCTTGTTATGACTCATACACTCAATTCAACACAAAGAGGGATGACATCATCAAGGAGATACTCAGCTCTAAGCTAATAAGGCCTCATCGCAAAGCTGGCAATTATCCAGAATCAAAAGGCGTTGATAAATCAAAATATTGCACTTTCCACCAGAAACACGGACACACAACCGATGAATGCGTCATTGCTAAAGATCTCCTCGAACGACTAGCAAGACAAGGACATCTTGACAAATTTATTGCAGAACATATGCAGAAGAACACTATCCCCGCTCCCGATACATCAGCAGCAGGCACATCCtcgaaaggaaaggagaaagctcCGGCCCAACCTAGAGGAGTAATAAATTGTATTTCAGGGAGTTACGCTGGAGGTGGACACACAAGCTCGGCCCAAAAACGAACTTATAGGGCCATGTTAGCAGTAACGGATGCTCCCAACAATCCTCAGCCGACGACGAATGTCCCAGAAGTGACCTTCAGATCAGCCGACTTAAATGGTGTTGATACTAACCTGGATGACCCTGTTGTCATCTCCATTCAGTTAGGAGATATGATAGTACGAAAAGTTTTACTTGACTCAGGAAGCAGTGCGGACGTCTTATTTTTCACCACCTTCGAAAAGATGAAGCTGAGCAACAATATTCTGCAGCAGTATCTCGGAGACCTGGTCGGATTCTCAGGAGAACGAGTTCCTGTGCTAGGATCAGTGTGGTTACAAACCACACTCGGTGAGCAACCGTTATATAAGACACAAGATATTCAGTATCTTGTAGTCGATTGCTTTAGCCCTTATAATGTTATTTTAGGTCGCCcctttctaaatagatttgctGCAATTGTATCTACAGTTCACCTTTGTGTCAAGTTTCCTGTGCAGGACAATGTTGTAGCTACGGTTCACGGTGACCTCCAGGAGGCTCGGCAATGCTATAACACAAGCGTAAAGCCTATCAAAAAAAAATCGGACAATCGCAAATCAACTCCATCAAGTCAGAACAGATAG